In Primulina eburnea isolate SZY01 chromosome 3, ASM2296580v1, whole genome shotgun sequence, one DNA window encodes the following:
- the LOC140826932 gene encoding uncharacterized protein, translating into MAIPFGAISSLIAGETVSFVKSSSSAVVRTFPVHMRSMTISAASKPATGTKNREPRGIMKPRRVSPEMQAFLGGVPEIPRTQALKEIWAYIKQHGLQDAADKKVIVCDDKLKKIFGGRDRVGFLEIAGLMSPHFLKGTTADG; encoded by the exons ATGGCGATTCCGTTTGGTGCCATCTCGAGTCTCATCGCTGGAGAAACAGTGTCTTTTGTCAAGTCTTCATCTTCTGCGGTTGTTAGAACTTTTCCCGTTCACATGCGCTCGATGACGATTTCGGCGGCATCGAAGCCGGCTACGGGAACTAAGAATCGCGAGCCCAGGGGGATAATGAAGCCTCGCCGCGTGTCGCCGGAAATGCAGGCCTTCCTCGGTGGGGTCCCTGAGATTCCTCGTACGCAAGCTCTTAAAGAGATTTGGGCTTACATCAAACAACACGGCCTTCAG GACGCTGCAGACAAGAAGGTCATTGTCTGTGACGATAAGCTAAAGAAAATTTTTGGAGGAAGGGATCGTGTTGGGTTCCTCGAGATTGCTGGTTTGATGAGCCCTCACTTTCTCAAGGGAACTACAGCCGATGGATAA
- the LOC140826931 gene encoding F-box protein SKIP22-like, with translation MKLRLRSIDFKETLKVEAPNPCTLRQLKQILSQNLPNSPSPASIRLSLNRKDELRSASPGAEDSLQLLGVAAGDLIFFTFDPDLVQNYPPVSEQEVANDSNPENIHPSLESEASQDLDAGDSLSEPNISESDGLNTETLDTATQLEESAGGYMELDDGCDDNYNVSDGFSADAVEDSFSVPGYLRKVFMDELKDDCGRDHKLTLVAIHAVFSESGFVGFDRNSNKQIDNFQFKNNWPSGGFMPSVSYTLPDIVARGGGIDNIVLKFHSLGKFMTVYGSLENESRGHSTHFLKVNEDELVPLLNVVWANCGLTENIKGFDGGVSSTSPEKELFKFWREVKDNLALPLLIGLCEKNGLKLPPCFTRLPTDLKMKILELLPGVDVAKTSCVCSELRYLASSNDLWKSKFNEQFPNERTEGQGYASWKKAFAVTWEKEKRRNVEERRGIRAAVRHPNPFFVPQVPRMIGGPHDIWPVLGAGTRTGPRDRLNPRIRNFSPPCRLGGQNNRGLI, from the coding sequence ATGAAACTCAGGCTCAGATCAATTGATTTCAAAGAAACCCTAAAAGTCGAAGCCCCGAATCCATGTACCCTTCGCCAACTCAAGCAGATTCTTTCTCAAAACCTCCCGAATTCCCCCTCTCCCGCTTCGATTCGCCTCTCCCTGAATCGAAAAGACGAGCTTCGGTCCGCCTCGCCGGGTGCCGAAGATTCTCTCCAGCTCTTAGGGGTCGCCGCTGGAGATCTTATATTCTTTACTTTCGACCCTGATTTAGTGCAGAATTATCCACCTGTTTCGGAGCAAGAAGTTGCTAATGATTCGAACCCCGAAAATATCCATCCCTCCCTGGAATCTGAAGCTTCTCAAGATTTGGATGCCGGTGATAGCCTCAGCGAACCCAATATTTCGGAGTCTGATGGGTTGAATACGGAAACACTAGATACGGCAACCCAGTTGGAGGAATCTGCGGGGGGTTACATGGAGTTAGATGATGGTTGTGATGACAATTACAATGTTAGTGATGGCTTTTCAGCAGACGCGGTCGAGGATTCCTTTTCTGTACCTGGGTATTTGAGGAAAGTATTCATGGACGAGTTGAAAGATGATTGTGGACGTGATCACAAGTTGACTTTAGTGGCAATTCATGCGGTATTTTCAGAATCTGGTTTTGTGGGATTTGATCGAAATTCAAATAAGCAAATTGATAATTTTCAGTTTAAGAATAATTGGCCTTCAGGTGGTTTTATGCCGTCAGTGTCATACACTTTGCCAGACATTGTAGCCCGGGGTGGTGGAATTGACAATATTGTCTTGAAATTTCACAGCTTAGGGAAGTTCATGACTGTTTATGGATCGTTAGAGAATGAATCAAGGGGACACAGTACGCACTTTTTGAAAGTGAATGAGGATGAACTAGTGCCACTTTTGAATGTTGTCTGGGCGAATTGTGGTTTGACCGAAAATATCAAAGGATTCGATGGAGGTGTTTCGAGTACATCACCTGAGAAAGAGTTGTTTAAGTTTTGGAGAGAAGTGAAAGATAATCTTGCATTACCATTATTGATCGGTTTATGCGAGAAAAATGGTTTAAAACTACCTCCCTGCTTTACAAGACTGCCTACTGATCTAAAAATGAAAATCCTGGAGTTGCTGCCTGGTGTTGATGTAGCTAAGACAAGCTGTGTGTGCTCGGAACTGCGATATTTGGCATCAAGCAATGACTTGTGGAAGTCAAAGTTTAATGAACAATTTCCAAATGAGAGAACCGAGGGTCAGGGATATGCTAGTTGGAAAAAGGCGTTTGCCGTGACTTGGGAGAAGGAGAAGCGCAGGAATGTCGAGGAAAGGAGGGGGATCAGAGCAGCAGTTAGGCATCCAAACCCATTCTTTGTCCCTCAGGTACCTCGTATGATAGGCGGTCCACACGATATTTGGCCCGTCCTTGGGGCTGGTACCCGTACTGGGCCCCGTGATCGACTCAATCCTAGGATTCGGAATTTTTCTCCACCATGTAGACTTGGAGGGCAAAACAACAGGGGACTCATCTGA